A genome region from Methanobacterium formicicum includes the following:
- a CDS encoding UbiX family flavin prenyltransferase codes for MIVVAITGASGVIYGVRLLEVLKEMGKKTAVVATEPARIILQHEMGMDEDELKNLAHRFYEPGDLTSAINSGSCRFESMIIVPCTMKTLSAISTGFASNAVTRAADVALKERRQLLLVPRETPLRSVHLENMLRISREGGIILPAMPAFYHQPQNMDDLVDFLVGKILDVMHIDHNLYQRWQGEAP; via the coding sequence ATGATAGTGGTAGCTATTACTGGAGCTAGCGGAGTTATTTACGGTGTCAGGCTCCTGGAAGTTTTGAAAGAAATGGGTAAAAAGACAGCGGTGGTGGCCACGGAACCAGCACGCATCATCCTCCAACATGAAATGGGAATGGATGAAGATGAACTGAAAAACCTAGCCCACCGTTTCTACGAACCTGGAGATCTGACCAGTGCCATAAACAGTGGTTCTTGTCGTTTTGAGTCCATGATCATCGTCCCCTGTACCATGAAAACCCTCTCTGCCATATCCACAGGATTTGCCAGCAATGCAGTTACCCGGGCTGCTGATGTGGCCTTGAAGGAAAGAAGGCAACTGTTGCTGGTACCAAGGGAAACACCGCTCCGTTCGGTGCACCTGGAAAATATGCTCAGAATCAGTCGGGAAGGGGGTATTATCCTGCCAGCCATGCCTGCCTTTTACCACCAGCCCCAGAACATGGATGATCTGGTGGACTTTTTAGTGGGCAAAATACTGGATGTAATGCATATTGACCACAACCTTTACCAGAGATGGCAGGGAGAGGCCCCATGA
- the cbiT gene encoding precorrin-6Y C5,15-methyltransferase (decarboxylating) subunit CbiT: MIPDDEFIQSKDVPGPTKEEIRCLVMCKAVISSEDTVVDVGCGSGGLTLEAACRARKVIALDKNPEAINLTRENLEKHGYHENVLLREGDALNILEDLESFQVLLVGGSSGDLSSIVTKGWSKLAPNGRIVVTSILMETRVEAVDVLKKLGTEPDVVEATIAKGKITPRGTLMMGRNPITIVSAVKGN, translated from the coding sequence ATGATCCCTGATGACGAATTCATACAATCCAAGGACGTTCCCGGACCCACCAAAGAGGAAATAAGGTGTCTGGTTATGTGCAAAGCAGTAATATCCTCCGAGGATACCGTGGTTGATGTGGGATGTGGTAGTGGAGGGTTAACACTGGAAGCTGCCTGCAGAGCCCGGAAAGTAATCGCCCTGGATAAAAATCCAGAAGCAATCAATTTAACCCGGGAAAACCTGGAAAAACATGGTTATCATGAAAATGTCCTCCTCCGGGAGGGAGATGCCCTCAACATACTGGAAGATCTGGAGTCCTTCCAGGTACTACTGGTGGGTGGAAGCAGTGGTGATTTATCCTCTATTGTAACTAAGGGATGGAGTAAACTAGCTCCGAATGGGAGAATAGTGGTAACTTCCATTCTCATGGAAACCAGGGTAGAAGCAGTGGATGTACTTAAAAAACTGGGAACTGAACCGGATGTGGTGGAGGCAACCATTGCCAAGGGAAAAATCACCCCCAGGGGAACCCTGATGATGGGAAGAAACCCCATAACCATTGTTTCTGCAGTTAAGGGTAATTAG
- a CDS encoding pseudomurein-binding repeat-containing protein — protein MESLTLEQYRRMVNKVLEFKRLNGDLPDYAVVDGCRIDKKEYIDMIERVNKFFLQMGRNPGSVDILPIDDVPVVEKLLIH, from the coding sequence ATGGAGAGTCTAACTCTCGAGCAGTATAGAAGAATGGTAAACAAGGTATTAGAGTTTAAAAGGTTGAATGGAGACCTGCCTGATTATGCGGTTGTAGATGGCTGCCGCATCGATAAGAAAGAATATATAGACATGATTGAAAGGGTTAACAAATTCTTCCTTCAAATGGGAAGAAACCCTGGAAGCGTGGACATTTTACCCATTGATGATGTTCCCGTGGTGGAAAAACTTTTAATTCACTGA
- a CDS encoding molybdenum cofactor guanylyltransferase yields the protein MKSCIILCGGRSRRMGQDKGLMTLNKDPMIIQSLKIVERLVDEIIVVLRDKKQLDSYQKYVEDFKIQNQKTDTNIILVTDMEKDQGPLLGLCTGLSHIKSEGALTLPCDSPFISSYFVNKMFEMVNEVEVQGMVPVWPDGLTEPLHAYYSKECIPLIKDRLKNGFRNVKSLLDKINVAYIEVGILDPDKKSFINLNRPEDISQSRE from the coding sequence ATGAAATCATGTATAATTCTTTGTGGTGGAAGAAGCCGTCGCATGGGGCAAGATAAAGGATTAATGACTTTAAATAAGGATCCCATGATAATCCAAAGTCTAAAGATCGTTGAAAGATTAGTGGACGAAATTATAGTGGTTTTAAGGGATAAAAAGCAGCTTGACTCCTACCAGAAATATGTAGAAGACTTTAAAATTCAAAACCAAAAAACAGATACCAACATCATTCTGGTAACTGATATGGAAAAGGATCAGGGACCACTACTGGGGCTGTGCACCGGTTTATCCCATATAAAATCTGAAGGGGCACTAACCTTGCCCTGTGATTCTCCCTTCATTTCATCCTATTTTGTTAATAAAATGTTCGAAATGGTAAATGAAGTTGAAGTTCAGGGTATGGTTCCAGTGTGGCCCGATGGATTAACCGAACCATTGCATGCTTACTACAGTAAAGAATGCATACCCCTAATTAAAGACAGGTTAAAAAATGGTTTTAGAAATGTTAAATCATTACTGGATAAAATAAATGTGGCCTACATTGAAGTTGGTATTCTAGATCCTGATAAAAAAAGTTTTATTAATTTAAACCGTCCCGAGGATATTTCCCAGTCCCGGGAATAA
- the guaB gene encoding IMP dehydrogenase, translating into MFSDKLNKAPEGYTFDDFLLVPSISNIEPKDVETKTKVSRNFNINIPVVSSAMDTVTEAEMAIAMAQEGGLGVIHRNMTIKEQVAEVKKVKHSEDLTIKDVITTSPENSIYEANVIMDMEEVSGLPVVDNGRVVGIISRRDIKPIMNSDAQKKVREFMTEEVVTIAESTSPEEALDIAYENKVERLPVVKDDRIVGIVTIRDILERKMHPNAVRDEDGRFLVAAATGPFDLERAMALDQAGADIIAIDVAHAHKPSIIKSAKKMKENINADLLVGNIATGEAAEAIISGADIDGFKVGIGPGSICTTRIIAGVGVPQLTAISSVADVAKEHGVPVIGDGGLRYSGDVAKAIAVGADSVMVGSLMAGTTESPGEVVIMNGRKFKQYRGMGSLGAMTGGSGAGTDRYFQEVKGPMKHAKLVPEGVEGVVPFKGPVNEVIFQLMGGLKASMGYCGASNISQMWEKAKFVRITTSGMTESHPHDLTITNESPNYPTTRLM; encoded by the coding sequence ATGTTTTCAGATAAATTAAACAAAGCCCCGGAAGGATACACGTTTGATGACTTTTTACTGGTACCATCCATATCCAATATTGAACCCAAAGATGTAGAAACCAAAACCAAGGTTTCACGTAATTTTAATATTAACATACCTGTTGTGAGTTCAGCCATGGATACGGTAACCGAAGCTGAAATGGCTATTGCAATGGCTCAGGAAGGAGGATTAGGTGTCATCCACCGTAACATGACCATCAAGGAACAGGTGGCTGAGGTTAAAAAGGTCAAACATTCCGAGGATCTGACCATAAAGGATGTAATCACCACTTCTCCAGAAAACTCCATATACGAAGCCAACGTCATCATGGACATGGAAGAAGTCAGCGGTCTTCCCGTGGTGGACAATGGAAGGGTAGTGGGTATTATCAGCCGCCGTGACATTAAACCCATCATGAATTCTGATGCCCAGAAAAAGGTACGCGAATTCATGACCGAAGAAGTAGTGACCATAGCCGAATCAACCAGCCCGGAAGAAGCCCTGGACATTGCCTACGAAAACAAGGTGGAAAGATTACCCGTGGTTAAAGACGATCGCATAGTGGGTATTGTGACCATAAGGGATATACTGGAACGCAAGATGCATCCCAACGCCGTCAGAGATGAGGATGGTCGCTTCCTGGTTGCTGCCGCCACCGGGCCCTTTGACCTGGAACGGGCCATGGCCCTGGACCAGGCTGGAGCAGATATCATTGCCATTGATGTGGCCCACGCCCACAAGCCCAGTATAATAAAATCAGCCAAAAAAATGAAGGAAAACATCAATGCCGACCTCTTAGTGGGAAACATTGCCACTGGCGAAGCAGCCGAAGCCATTATATCTGGTGCGGATATTGATGGTTTCAAGGTAGGTATAGGCCCCGGTTCAATCTGCACCACCCGAATCATAGCTGGTGTAGGAGTCCCACAACTAACTGCCATATCCTCTGTAGCCGATGTGGCCAAAGAACACGGAGTTCCAGTTATTGGAGATGGAGGTTTAAGATACTCGGGAGATGTAGCCAAAGCCATAGCTGTGGGAGCAGATTCAGTTATGGTGGGAAGTTTAATGGCTGGAACAACCGAATCCCCCGGTGAAGTGGTTATAATGAACGGTCGCAAATTCAAACAGTACCGGGGAATGGGTTCACTGGGAGCCATGACCGGTGGTTCTGGAGCAGGGACCGACCGATACTTCCAGGAAGTTAAGGGACCAATGAAACACGCCAAGCTGGTACCTGAAGGTGTTGAAGGAGTCGTGCCATTTAAAGGGCCAGTGAATGAAGTGATATTCCAGTTAATGGGTGGTCTTAAAGCATCCATGGGCTACTGCGGTGCCTCCAACATATCCCAGATGTGGGAAAAGGCCAAATTCGTCAGGATCACCACCAGTGGAATGACGGAAAGTCACCCCCATGACCTCACCATAACCAATGAGAGCCCCAACTACCCTACCACCCGGCTCATGTAA
- a CDS encoding (5-formylfuran-3-yl)methyl phosphate synthase gives MLLLISPINTQEAREAIAGGADIIDVKNPKEGSLGANFPWVIKNIREITPKDMQVSATLGDVPYKPGTVSLAAAGAVVSGADYIKVGLYGTKNYSEALEVMENVVKAVHEFNDDATIVASGYADAHRVGAVDPLEIPRVAADSGADLAMVDTAVKDGKTLFDFMDEEKISQFTTEIHDYGLKSALAGSVTKEQLPLLAELGCDVAGIRGAACIGGDRNSGHIHHEAVASLKQLVQSL, from the coding sequence TTGCTTCTCTTGATCAGTCCCATAAACACACAAGAAGCACGAGAAGCCATAGCCGGCGGTGCAGACATAATAGATGTTAAAAATCCTAAAGAAGGTTCATTAGGGGCTAATTTCCCCTGGGTCATTAAAAATATACGGGAAATAACTCCCAAGGACATGCAAGTTAGTGCAACTCTGGGGGATGTTCCCTACAAACCAGGAACTGTGTCCCTGGCTGCTGCCGGTGCCGTAGTTTCCGGTGCAGATTACATTAAAGTAGGATTATACGGAACCAAAAATTACTCCGAAGCTCTGGAAGTAATGGAAAACGTGGTTAAAGCAGTTCATGAATTTAATGATGATGCCACAATTGTGGCCTCAGGTTATGCTGATGCACATCGCGTAGGTGCAGTGGACCCCTTGGAAATTCCCAGGGTAGCTGCCGACAGTGGTGCCGACCTGGCCATGGTGGACACTGCAGTTAAGGATGGAAAAACACTCTTCGACTTTATGGATGAAGAAAAAATTTCCCAGTTCACCACTGAAATACATGATTACGGCCTTAAATCCGCCCTGGCTGGTTCAGTGACCAAAGAACAGTTACCTTTACTGGCCGAGCTGGGCTGTGACGTGGCTGGAATTCGGGGTGCGGCCTGTATTGGTGGAGACCGGAATTCAGGACATATCCATCATGAAGCTGTTGCCAGCTTAAAACAGCTGGTACAGAGCCTTTAA
- a CDS encoding LUD domain-containing protein, with translation MNDPSLKIMNRSFGILNKRRSALLEDERTLDLKEKVKKIREYSVEHLSALLEKARETLENNGIEVIMAHDAEEAREAIYQLVKNEETVAKSKSNTAGEIQLTEYLKEHEVNVLETDLGDRIVQFHQSNPTHPIGPACHLDMEIIAKLVSEEFKKEIEAEPRAILDVVKSDIIEKISQCRVGITGANSVAAEDGSLLMVHNEGNISLLTLLDLHIVVVGIDKLVPTLEDAVSVVKLETIYATGKTVPAYMNVVSSPSKTADIEQIILNDMYGARRVVVVFLNNGRTEAIQEKKECLWCIGCGACIVNCPVYTTLGPEFGYLRHLGGRGVVLSRYIHDNDVCFDSGLFKCTLCGQCTVECPMEIPVNLMLEELREESVKEEIYPEKHGKIKNNLKKRRSPFNPDEK, from the coding sequence ATGAATGATCCCTCCCTTAAAATCATGAACCGTTCCTTTGGTATATTGAATAAGAGAAGGTCCGCCCTCCTTGAGGATGAACGTACCCTTGATTTAAAGGAAAAGGTTAAAAAGATCAGGGAATATTCAGTTGAACATCTATCTGCCCTTCTGGAAAAAGCACGAGAAACATTGGAGAACAATGGGATAGAAGTGATCATGGCCCATGATGCGGAAGAGGCCAGGGAAGCAATTTACCAGCTGGTTAAAAATGAAGAAACAGTGGCCAAATCCAAATCCAACACTGCCGGTGAAATTCAACTCACCGAGTACCTGAAGGAGCATGAGGTAAATGTTCTGGAAACTGATCTGGGGGATAGAATAGTACAGTTCCACCAGAGCAACCCCACTCACCCCATCGGACCGGCCTGTCATCTGGATATGGAAATAATTGCCAAACTTGTATCCGAGGAGTTTAAAAAGGAGATTGAAGCTGAACCTCGGGCCATTCTGGATGTGGTTAAATCAGATATCATAGAAAAAATCTCCCAGTGTCGAGTAGGGATAACCGGGGCCAACTCTGTGGCTGCTGAGGATGGATCTCTCCTGATGGTCCACAACGAAGGCAACATCAGCCTCCTCACCCTACTGGATCTCCACATCGTGGTGGTGGGTATTGACAAGTTAGTACCCACCCTGGAAGATGCCGTGTCGGTGGTTAAACTGGAAACTATCTATGCCACCGGGAAAACTGTGCCGGCTTATATGAATGTGGTATCCTCCCCCTCCAAGACCGCAGATATTGAACAGATCATTTTAAATGACATGTACGGTGCCAGGCGAGTGGTAGTGGTGTTTTTAAATAACGGGCGTACTGAAGCTATCCAGGAGAAAAAGGAATGTTTGTGGTGCATTGGTTGCGGGGCCTGCATTGTTAACTGTCCAGTGTACACCACATTAGGGCCTGAATTCGGATATCTCCGCCACTTAGGTGGTAGGGGTGTGGTTTTAAGCCGCTACATCCATGATAATGATGTATGTTTCGACTCGGGACTATTCAAATGCACACTGTGCGGTCAGTGCACAGTGGAATGTCCAATGGAGATTCCAGTAAATCTCATGCTGGAAGAGTTAAGGGAAGAATCTGTTAAAGAAGAAATTTATCCAGAAAAACATGGCAAAATCAAAAATAACCTCAAAAAGAGAAGATCACCATTTAATCCGGATGAAAAATAG
- a CDS encoding (Fe-S)-binding protein, which produces MIYFRGCLSREKLKEIPHATEELLHKAGIEYRILEDEGCCGSVLLRTGFKEEALPVMQDTLEDIRGEQVLVSCAGCYRTFKEDYPEILGEKVDVIHTSRLFQELIEEGLLETSPSQEKVTYHDPCHLGRHQKEYQTPREVIHAYGELVEMERTQEKARCCGAGGGVKSAFPELSEEIGKNRVEDARNTGATTLVTCCPFCILNLELSQKESSSSTRVTGEEVDIRDLSQFMLRRLKHE; this is translated from the coding sequence ATGATTTACTTTAGAGGATGCCTGTCGCGGGAGAAACTAAAAGAGATTCCCCATGCTACTGAAGAGCTGCTCCATAAAGCAGGAATAGAATACCGGATACTGGAAGATGAGGGGTGCTGTGGTTCAGTGCTTTTGCGCACTGGTTTTAAGGAGGAAGCCCTCCCGGTTATGCAGGACACCCTGGAAGATATCAGAGGTGAACAGGTCCTGGTTTCCTGTGCCGGTTGTTATCGTACTTTTAAAGAGGATTATCCTGAGATTTTAGGGGAAAAAGTGGATGTTATCCACACCTCCAGACTATTCCAGGAGTTAATAGAGGAGGGTCTGCTTGAAACCTCTCCCAGCCAGGAAAAGGTAACCTACCACGACCCCTGCCACTTGGGACGCCACCAGAAAGAGTACCAGACTCCACGAGAGGTTATCCATGCCTACGGAGAACTGGTGGAAATGGAACGCACCCAGGAAAAAGCCCGATGTTGTGGGGCTGGTGGCGGCGTTAAATCTGCTTTCCCTGAATTATCTGAAGAAATTGGGAAAAATAGAGTGGAAGATGCCCGAAATACTGGTGCCACCACTCTGGTAACCTGTTGTCCCTTCTGTATTCTTAACCTGGAATTATCCCAAAAGGAGAGTTCTTCCTCCACCAGGGTTACTGGGGAAGAGGTGGATATCCGGGACTTATCCCAGTTCATGTTAAGGAGGCTTAAACATGAATGA
- a CDS encoding glycosyltransferase family 2 protein encodes MSFIDIIVGVKNEEKYIKKCITSLQNQTITDINILVVDGLSVDKTPHIVREISGKDPRVKLLINPQEVIGSARNLGLEHSSAEYVAYLDGHCYVGQDWLETLYKSLEKYHKQCRLAAVGSTYSSPPDDSFFGKTIALAQQTIFGGFGTSYTSSQKVVLVETVAFALYQRSTLEKENVTYDESMTQCEDTDFNYQLVKAGYKLLRHPQALVYQYRRPNSREFYRQMVNYGEGRAKFARKHPETLKWYHLIPLIFIIYPALFLIILLLYLTGYLGINILLLVLIPLLLYVFLDMVYTMMLVVKLGNWRGIYSLLVFPLEHWGYGLGFLKGLLKR; translated from the coding sequence ATGAGTTTTATAGACATCATCGTTGGGGTTAAAAACGAAGAAAAATACATTAAAAAATGTATCACCAGTCTGCAGAATCAAACCATTACAGATATCAACATCCTGGTTGTGGATGGTCTTTCCGTTGATAAAACACCCCATATTGTCCGTGAAATATCGGGAAAAGACCCCCGGGTAAAACTCCTTATAAACCCCCAGGAAGTGATAGGTTCAGCCCGTAACCTTGGACTGGAACATTCTAGTGCTGAATACGTTGCCTACCTCGACGGGCACTGCTACGTAGGTCAGGATTGGCTGGAAACCCTCTACAAATCATTAGAAAAATATCATAAACAGTGTAGATTGGCCGCAGTGGGGTCTACTTATTCTTCTCCACCGGATGACTCTTTCTTCGGTAAAACCATTGCCCTTGCCCAACAAACCATTTTTGGCGGGTTTGGCACGTCTTACACTTCCAGTCAAAAGGTGGTGCTGGTGGAAACCGTGGCCTTCGCTCTTTACCAGCGTTCCACACTGGAAAAAGAAAATGTAACCTATGATGAATCCATGACCCAGTGTGAAGACACGGATTTCAATTATCAACTGGTTAAAGCAGGTTATAAACTACTACGTCATCCCCAAGCACTGGTTTACCAGTACCGCCGCCCCAACTCCCGGGAGTTTTACCGGCAGATGGTTAACTACGGGGAAGGACGGGCCAAATTTGCACGAAAACATCCTGAAACCTTGAAATGGTATCATTTAATCCCCTTAATTTTTATCATTTATCCTGCCCTATTCTTAATAATTTTACTACTCTACCTAACTGGTTATTTAGGGATAAACATCCTCCTCCTGGTTTTAATCCCACTATTATTATATGTCTTCCTGGATATGGTTTACACCATGATGCTGGTGGTAAAGCTGGGTAACTGGAGGGGTATCTATTCCTTGCTGGTATTCCCCCTGGAACACTGGGGATACGGGTTAGGATTTTTAAAAGGCCTATTGAAAAGATGA
- a CDS encoding glycosyltransferase family 2 protein, with translation MSNESPRVSIIILNWNGWKDTLECLESIYQIDYSNYDVLVVDNASQDNSLEKIKNYAQGLETVESRLVAYRFQNKPLEVFVFSEKDYFNLLGTVKEDLDLIPSDKRIIILKNNQNHGYAQGNNLAIEFALKHLDPDYILILNNDTVVHEDSVKCMVNAAQKDEKIGAVTPKVYYYDYQGRSDVISHAGEKFNLYIGRGKRFCKNQVDTGQCDQPRTVDTIEGCSLLLKTEVLQEVGLFDPVYFAYWEDTDLCFRIRKEGYQLSYVPQSRIWHKIGVSWDSYFSYFVIYHYLVRNRLLFMWRFASPLQKTTFTVFFGFYLLANIVLILIKEDMETSKEGLKAMYRGIKDFNKINP, from the coding sequence ATGAGTAATGAATCCCCCCGGGTTTCCATAATCATCTTAAACTGGAATGGATGGAAGGACACCCTGGAATGTTTAGAATCCATTTACCAGATTGATTACTCCAATTATGATGTGCTGGTGGTGGATAATGCCTCCCAGGATAACTCCCTGGAAAAAATTAAAAACTACGCACAGGGATTGGAAACAGTTGAATCAAGGTTAGTGGCTTACCGTTTTCAGAATAAACCACTCGAAGTTTTTGTATTTTCTGAAAAAGATTATTTCAATCTTTTGGGCACCGTTAAAGAAGATTTGGATCTTATTCCTTCAGATAAAAGGATCATAATTCTTAAAAATAACCAAAACCATGGTTATGCCCAGGGAAACAACCTTGCCATTGAATTCGCCCTTAAACACCTGGATCCAGATTACATTCTAATTTTAAATAACGACACTGTGGTTCATGAAGATTCTGTTAAGTGCATGGTCAACGCCGCCCAAAAAGATGAAAAAATTGGGGCAGTTACTCCCAAGGTATATTATTACGATTACCAGGGTAGGTCTGATGTTATAAGCCATGCTGGAGAAAAATTCAACCTGTACATAGGTCGAGGTAAACGATTCTGCAAGAACCAGGTGGACACAGGCCAATGTGACCAACCTCGAACTGTGGACACCATTGAGGGCTGTTCCCTACTCCTTAAAACCGAAGTGTTGCAGGAGGTGGGTCTCTTTGATCCAGTGTACTTCGCCTACTGGGAGGACACCGACCTCTGTTTCCGGATCCGAAAAGAGGGTTACCAACTTTCATACGTCCCTCAATCCAGAATATGGCATAAGATCGGTGTTTCTTGGGACAGTTATTTCAGCTACTTCGTGATATACCATTACCTGGTGCGCAACCGTTTGCTATTTATGTGGAGGTTTGCTTCACCACTCCAGAAAACTACCTTCACCGTGTTCTTCGGTTTTTACCTCTTAGCCAACATAGTATTGATACTCATTAAAGAGGACATGGAAACATCAAAAGAAGGATTAAAGGCCATGTATAGGGGAATAAAAGATTTCAATAAGATCAATCCTTAG
- a CDS encoding flippase has protein sequence MNSIQKIAKNVGILFTSQIVSYIFTFFVVIYTARYLGAENFGILSLALSISAIVGVSADLGFNSLIVREVARNKKLESKYVSNVLLIKILLLFLTYGITAIMVTVLNYSALVKTVIYVITLYVVINSFYGVFNSVFQAHEKMEYIAVGTVLSGLILFVGTFIGLYLHYNLLYFAVIYVVSSSLVFIYIFLAYLRKFSLPKLSDLDWEFSYLNFKEALYFGITAFLVAIYFYVSSILLSILDGNYAVGIFNASWRLISVFLFIPNAVILALFPVMSRHFQSSKELLEFEYNKIFKYLSVISVFIMIYGFIFAKEIIGICYGAGYSDSVVTLQVVIFAVPVIFITTLFGNLLGSVNQQRFVTIVAAINAVANILLNILLISQLSYIGAALVTIFTESIGFLLMFYYISKYIFKISIVSSLKRIIFIGIVTALAMYVLKLQINWVFSAVVGFLLFGILLLKLKVISSGDIKMFKEIL, from the coding sequence ATGAATTCCATTCAAAAAATAGCCAAAAACGTAGGAATTCTTTTCACCTCCCAAATTGTAAGTTACATCTTCACCTTCTTTGTGGTAATTTACACTGCCCGCTATCTGGGTGCTGAAAACTTTGGTATTTTATCACTGGCCCTTTCAATTTCGGCAATTGTTGGTGTCTCTGCTGATTTAGGCTTTAATTCATTAATTGTCCGGGAAGTAGCTCGAAACAAAAAATTAGAATCCAAATATGTGAGTAATGTCCTGTTAATTAAAATTTTACTGTTGTTCCTCACTTATGGAATTACTGCCATAATGGTGACGGTTTTAAATTATTCTGCTCTGGTGAAAACTGTAATTTATGTCATCACCCTGTACGTGGTGATAAATTCATTTTACGGCGTATTTAACTCGGTTTTCCAGGCCCACGAAAAAATGGAATACATTGCCGTAGGAACTGTACTCAGTGGACTAATACTGTTTGTGGGGACATTTATTGGACTGTATCTTCATTATAACCTTCTGTATTTTGCGGTGATCTATGTTGTTTCCAGCAGTCTGGTGTTTATTTACATTTTCCTGGCATACCTGCGGAAATTTTCACTACCAAAATTAAGTGATCTCGACTGGGAGTTTTCCTACCTTAACTTTAAAGAAGCCCTTTACTTTGGAATCACCGCATTCCTGGTGGCTATTTATTTTTACGTGTCTTCCATTCTTCTTTCTATTCTGGATGGTAACTACGCCGTGGGCATATTCAATGCCTCCTGGCGGTTAATTTCTGTTTTCCTATTTATACCCAATGCTGTAATATTGGCTTTGTTTCCAGTAATGTCTAGACACTTCCAATCATCAAAGGAGCTTCTGGAATTCGAATATAATAAAATTTTTAAATATTTATCCGTTATTTCTGTCTTTATCATGATTTACGGCTTTATATTTGCTAAGGAAATAATTGGTATCTGTTATGGTGCCGGTTATTCTGATTCAGTGGTTACCCTTCAGGTGGTGATCTTTGCCGTGCCGGTCATTTTTATCACCACTTTGTTCGGTAATCTTTTGGGAAGTGTGAATCAGCAGAGGTTTGTCACCATTGTGGCAGCAATTAATGCCGTGGCCAATATACTGTTGAATATTCTGTTAATTTCCCAGTTGAGCTACATTGGTGCTGCCTTAGTAACCATCTTCACGGAATCCATTGGATTTTTGCTGATGTTTTATTATATATCCAAGTACATATTCAAGATATCAATAGTAAGTAGCCTGAAGAGAATAATATTCATAGGTATTGTCACGGCCTTGGCAATGTACGTCTTAAAACTTCAGATTAACTGGGTTTTCTCTGCTGTAGTGGGATTCCTACTATTTGGGATACTTTTACTTAAGTTAAAGGTGATTTCCAGTGGGGATATAAAAATGTTCAAGGAAATTTTGTGA
- a CDS encoding class I SAM-dependent methyltransferase: MKMRINDVVKTQFDFGWKKWGKNVPGYAEPTLKHQKGDILDIGCATCELYVYLKKNGWNGNYYGIDIKRYPGYDYPDGAHLIIGDPMEMEFPPVDTIVLYNILEHVDDPVGLLEKALASSKNVLINVPKRNEELWEYGVVEFHQLDKTHRNCGFSTEEVYKLCDIAGGSLVDYEEFIEIKPTFGLASWNSNLPKYAMILLNRISFAILNLFFSSRKFYSDIWCEVVKK, from the coding sequence ATGAAAATGAGAATTAATGATGTGGTTAAAACTCAATTTGATTTTGGATGGAAGAAATGGGGTAAAAATGTTCCAGGTTATGCAGAACCAACCCTAAAACATCAAAAGGGAGATATACTTGACATAGGCTGTGCAACCTGTGAATTATACGTCTATCTCAAGAAAAACGGATGGAATGGTAATTACTATGGCATTGACATTAAAAGGTACCCTGGTTATGATTATCCTGATGGTGCCCACCTGATAATTGGAGATCCCATGGAAATGGAATTTCCCCCGGTTGACACCATTGTACTCTACAATATTCTGGAACATGTGGATGATCCCGTGGGTTTACTGGAAAAAGCCCTGGCCAGTTCTAAAAACGTGCTGATCAACGTACCCAAAAGGAATGAAGAACTATGGGAGTATGGGGTAGTAGAGTTTCACCAACTGGATAAAACCCATAGAAATTGCGGATTTTCCACGGAAGAGGTCTATAAATTGTGTGACATTGCTGGAGGTAGCCTAGTGGATTATGAAGAATTTATTGAAATTAAACCTACCTTTGGGCTGGCTTCCTGGAATAGTAATCTACCAAAATATGCCATGATCCTTTTAAACCGGATATCCTTCGCTATTTTGAATCTCTTTTTCTCATCACGAAAATTCTACAGTGACATCTGGTGTGAAGTAGTGAAAAAATGA